One genomic region from Candidatus Bathyarchaeia archaeon encodes:
- a CDS encoding DMT family transporter, with amino-acid sequence MSFTKSHALLILVCFCFSFILVFSTFLKNAGISSLQQAFSRITLALPLIFLLLKGRPKLKKEDLQYFALAGFVFSGFLLSGLSSIVFGCPIAVATALIYTQPFFTAILATVSGKEKMTSRKIMAIAMGVVGVFLVSGVVTEPLPSLNVGGLGFALLGGFFYSVYLYVKRMRKADYTPLQGLFNTFLFAAPSVLLLGTILSLFTKNTGLIGFTLPNSYQLTLLVLFASFSTALPYGLLNYVKPSEVPPTTEGTVLLLDPLLHNLWAVLILQQYISPIRYVGVGLILLSAAMVLKTQNS; translated from the coding sequence GTGAGCTTCACAAAAAGCCATGCCCTACTAATCCTAGTATGCTTCTGCTTCAGCTTCATCCTCGTCTTCTCAACGTTTCTTAAAAATGCTGGAATCTCTAGCCTACAGCAAGCTTTCTCCCGCATAACGCTGGCTCTCCCACTAATTTTCCTGCTACTCAAGGGAAGACCTAAACTTAAGAAGGAGGATCTGCAATACTTCGCCTTAGCCGGATTTGTTTTTTCGGGCTTTCTACTTTCAGGTTTATCCTCAATCGTGTTTGGCTGTCCCATAGCAGTTGCTACGGCCCTAATCTACACTCAACCCTTCTTCACGGCAATTTTAGCCACGGTTTCTGGAAAAGAGAAGATGACCTCAAGAAAGATCATGGCAATAGCAATGGGAGTCGTCGGAGTCTTTCTGGTAAGCGGGGTGGTCACAGAACCGCTTCCAAGCCTCAACGTTGGCGGCTTAGGATTTGCCTTACTCGGCGGCTTCTTTTACTCCGTTTACCTTTATGTAAAAAGGATGAGGAAAGCAGATTACACGCCCCTTCAAGGCTTATTTAACACATTTCTATTTGCGGCGCCGTCTGTGCTGCTTTTAGGAACGATTCTAAGCCTCTTCACGAAGAACACTGGTTTAATAGGGTTCACGTTGCCAAACTCTTATCAACTAACCCTACTTGTCCTGTTTGCCTCATTCAGCACGGCTCTTCCCTACGGTCTATTAAATTATGTAAAGCCAAGCGAGGTCCCGCCAACAACTGAGGGAACAGTTTTGCTTTTAGATCCTTTGCTGCACAATCTTTGGGCGGTGCTGATTCTCCAACAGTACATCTCTCCAATCCGCTATGTGGGCGTTGGGCTTATTCTCTTAAGCGCAGCTATGGTGCTTAAAACCCAAAATAGTTGA